The Montipora capricornis isolate CH-2021 chromosome 1, ASM3666992v2, whole genome shotgun sequence genome contains a region encoding:
- the LOC138048762 gene encoding ZP domain-containing protein-like, producing the protein MVMETTAQATTLSSTTQPSEKTAQPTSTSSTTQTSETTIQPTATSSTTQSSETTIRPTVTSSTSQPSETTIQPTTTLSPTQSSETTTQPTTSSSTTKPSETTIQPTTTSSTSQPSETTIQTKTTLSTTQLSVSTAPTAHPPGPQEVNVTCGKNEMWINLPKSLLPGVDRKHLRLLDANCSAQETRTHFILYTKLTECQTVIKHTSSFAYYMNKVLEIPLTQNQTITRVREVEIPFTCYYSNTGVVSAVGIKAQSKKILLSENGFEKFVLEMSIYPDGKYVGFYTKKDFPLIVPPRKKLFVQVRVDTEDRRLAILADECFATPDVNPYNPGLKYTFIKDGCAVDETVNVIESGNKQLQRYSIKAFQFLGDHEFVYLHCKVKICNATDPYSRCAQGCIPHRRRRVARLRRQSKDEEATLAEGPFMRQHNEKNSPLLQGYKESRAIDKTDADSSISLSTIAMALVLAVSVFFLSCFIYAKKKHSFKLDYHPLAVPVE; encoded by the exons ATGGTTATGG AAACAACTGCGCAGGCCACAACTTTGTCGTCCACAACTCAGCCATCAG AAAAAACTGCGCAGCCCACAAGTACGTCGTCCACAACTCAGACATCAG AAACAACTATACAGCCCACAGCTACGTCGTCCACAACTCAGTCATCAG AAACAACTATACGGCCCACAGTTACGTCTTCCACAAGTCAGCCATCAG AAACAACTATACAACCCACAACTACATTGTCCCCGACTCAGTCATCAG AAACAACTACCCAGCCCACGACTTCGTCGTCCACGACTAAGCCATCAG AAACAACTATACAACCTACAACAACATCGTCCACGAGTCAGCCATCAG AAACGACTATACAAACCAAAACCACATTGTCCACGACTCAGCTATCAG TCAGCACTGCACCCACGGCGCACCCCCCAGGTCCTCAAG AAGTTAATGTCACATGCGGAAAAAACGAGATGTGGATCAATCTTCCAAAGTCTTTGCTTCCTGGAGTTGACAGAAAACATCTGCGTCTTCTTGATGCCAACTGTAGCGCCCAAGAAACCAGAACTCATTTTATACTCTACACAAAACTAACGGAATGCCAAACAGTTATCAAACACACAAGCAGCTTCGCCTATTACATGAACAAGGTGCTAGAAATTCCATTGACGCAGAATCAGACAATCACTCGTGTCCGTGAAGTGGAAATTCCATTTACTTGCTATTACTCGAACACTGGAGTCGTGTCAGCCGTCGGTATAAAAGCACAGAGCAAGAAAATACTTCTCTCTGAGAATGGATTTGAAAAATTTGTGCTTGAAATGAGTATTTATCCGGACGGGAAGTATGTTGGCTTTTACACGAAGAAAGACTTCCCACTTATTGTGCCACCCAGGAAAAAACTTTTTGTGCAAGTCAGAGTGGATACTGAAGACAGAAGGTTGGCTATCTTGGCAGACGAGTGTTTCGCTACACCAGATGTGAACCCTTACAACCCTGGTCTGAAATATACGTTTATCAAAGACGG TTGTGCAGTGGATGAGACTGTTAATGTTATTGAATCTGGAAATAAACAACTTCAGCGGTATAGTATCAAGGCTTTTCAGTTTCTGGGTGATCACGAGTTTGTCTACCTCCACTGcaaagtaaaaatatgtaaCGCAACAGATCCTTACTCACGCTGTGCTCAAGGCTGCATTCCACATCGAAGGAGACGGGTCGCCCGGTTACGAAGACAATCAAAGGACGAGGAAGCCACTCTGGCTGAAGGACCTTTCATGCGACAACATAATGAAAAGAATAGTCCTCTGCTACAAGGATACAAAGAATCGAGGGCCATTGATAAGACTGACGCTG ATTCAAGTATTTCCTTGAGCACCATTGCAATGGCACTTGTTTTAGCAGtcagcgttttttttttgtcgtgtTTCATATATGCCAAAAAGAAACACAGTTTCAAGCTAGATTACCATCCACTGGCTGTGCCCGTTGAGTGA